Proteins found in one Anabas testudineus chromosome 1, fAnaTes1.2, whole genome shotgun sequence genomic segment:
- the LOC113162142 gene encoding LOW QUALITY PROTEIN: epsin-3-like (The sequence of the model RefSeq protein was modified relative to this genomic sequence to represent the inferred CDS: inserted 1 base in 1 codon) has translation MTTSALRRQVKNIVHNYSEAEIKVREATSNDPWGPSSSLMSEIADLTFNVVAFAEVMGMVWKRLNDSGKNWRHVYKALTLLDYLLKTGSERVAQQCRENAFTIQTLRDFQYIDRDGRDQGANVREKARQLVCLLRDEERLRQERSQALKTKERMAGGGSGGGXGVYGGIPPSYHPGRRTSQPSMAVLYGEEFSRSRGSPCSFNSSSSSPRATSDLEQARPQTSGEEELQLQLALAMSREESQKEQCCHQGDESLLQKALDESRRESQSGTRESAMLDLVDIFGPSPEPPPAPADPWKSAQPACDITSDPWDTVAVHSSTPVIGSPWMASHSSSNASNPWAPCAKSRTDPWEAAPVSSSPVNHVWDSPTDGGCDGTDPFTAQDMEKSKQEVPQVSSPQPASPTDAELFGVTTDSGPFAGTDSKADFYRTDPQVKPQVNGRESASPEMFDLSRLAPPLSAPPTRVCRTPEAFLGPTGASLVNLDALIPPNPPSKTHNNPFPSGLSAPSPTNPFHCDQPRLTLNQMRPSSTSPLPPNMLSYSPSLPLPLHHQPPTLPSSLTQPPAGLLDLPSNLPQPLLPFCPRPAPHTQSQTHTHSHNPFL, from the exons ATGACAACCTCAGCCCTGCGCCGGCAGGTGAAGAATATTGTGCACAACTATTCAGAAGCAGAGATCAAG GTTCGCGAGGCTACCTCGAACGATCCGTGGGGCCCGTCCTCGTCTCTCATGTCGGAGATCGCCGATTTGACTTTCAATGTGGTGGCGTTTGCTGAGGTCATGGGTATGGTGTGGAAGCGCCTCAATGACAGTGGCAAGAACTGGAGACATGTCTACAAG GCTCTGACTCTGCTGGATTATCTGCTGAAGACAGGATCAGAGAGAGTCGCCCAACAGTGTCGTGAGAACGCTTTCACCATTCAG ACACTGCGTGACTTCCAGTATATAGACCGTGACGGCAGAGACCAAGGGGCCAACGTGAGAGAAAAAGCTCGCCAGTTGGTGTGTCTCCTCCGGGACGAGGAGCGACTGCGCCAGGAGAGGAGTCAAGCCCTGAAGACCAAGGAGCGAATGGCTGGGGGAGGCAGCGGCGGGG GGGGTGTATATGGAGGTATACCCCCATCCTACCACCCAGGCAGGCGAACAAGTCAGCCCAGCATGGCTGTGCTGTACGGGGAGGAGTTCAGCCGCTCCAGAGGCTCTCCGTGCTCCTTTAACT CCTCGTCCTCGTCTCCTCGCGCCACCTCCGACCTAGAGCAGGCTCGACCTCAGACCAGTGGcgaggaggagctgcagctccagctggccTTAGCgatgagcagagaggagagtcagaag GAGCAGTGCTGTCACCAAGGAGACGAGTCTCTGTTACAGAAGGCCCTGGATGAGAGCCGGAGAGAGAGCCAGTCAGGGACACGAGAG TCGGCCATGTTAGACCTAGTAGACATATTTGGCCCATCACCTGAGCCCCCGCCTGCCCCTGCTGACCCCTGGAAGTCTGCTCAGCCTGCCTGTGACATCACCTCTGACCCCTGGGACACTGTAG CAGTCcactccagcactcctgtgatTGGTAGCCCATGGATGGCCTCTCACTCCTCCTCCAACGCATCTAATCCTTGGGCTCCATGTGCAAAGTCACGCACAGATCCCTGGGAAGCAGCACCTGTCTCCTCTAGTCCTGTCAATCACGTGTGGGACAGCCCAACAGACGGAG GTTGTGATGGGACAGATCCATTCACGGCACAGGACATGGAGAAGTCGAAACAGGAAGTTCCTCAGGTGTCTTCCCCTCAACCTGCCAGTCCCACAG ATGCAGAGCTGTTTGGGGTAACGACAGACTCTGGTCCATTTGCTGGAACAGATTCTAAGGCAGATTTCTACAGGACAGACCCTCAAGTGAAACCCCAGGTAAATGGACGAGAGTCTGCTAGCCCAGAGATGTTTGACCTGTCCCGGCTCGCACCTCCACTCAGCGCCCCACCTACACGTGTATGTCGGACGCCAGAGGCCTTTCTGGGACCTACAGGAGCCTCGCTAGTGAATTTAGACGCTCTGATTCCCCCCAACCCGCCTAGCAAGACACACAATAACCC cTTCCCCTCAGGTTTGAGTGCTCCATCTCCCACCAACCCCTTCCACTGCGACCAGCCTCGTCTGACCCTCAACCAAATGCGACCGTCCTCTACATCCCCGCTTCCCCCCAACATGCTGTCCTACAGCCCGTCCCTGCCTCTCCCACTGCATCACCAGCCACCcaccctcccttcctctctcacaCAACCTCCTGCTGGACTCCTAGACCTTCCCTCCAACCTACCACAACCCCTGCTTCCCTTTTGTCCAAGGCCAGCACCCCACACTCAgtcgcagacacacacacacagccacaaccCATTCCTCTGA